From Pseudoleptotrichia goodfellowii, a single genomic window includes:
- a CDS encoding patatin-like phospholipase family protein, which produces MKENKTGLVLEGGGLRGIFTAGVLDFFLEKNIEFDGCIGVSAGACHACSYLSKQYKRAYNVSVDYLDDKRYCSFYSLIKTGDLFGVDFVYGEIPDVLNPIDNEAYLKGETKFQAVITNCETGEPEYPYVKDMKKDVDYIRASSSLPFLSRMVKIDGGLYLDGGISDSIPIKKSIENGNTKNVIIMTRDKNYRKKQSKLGKISAIRYKKYPKLVKLMNTRYSRYNEILEYIYGQEKAGNLFIIQPEKPLNLGRIEKNREKLTAVYNEGYKEAEKRYEAMMKYLSE; this is translated from the coding sequence ATGAAAGAAAATAAAACAGGATTAGTTCTTGAAGGCGGAGGATTGAGGGGAATATTTACTGCTGGAGTATTGGATTTTTTTCTTGAAAAAAATATTGAATTTGACGGATGCATAGGGGTGTCTGCAGGGGCGTGTCATGCGTGCAGCTATTTGTCCAAACAGTATAAAAGAGCATACAATGTTTCCGTAGATTATTTAGATGATAAGAGATACTGCAGTTTTTACAGCTTGATAAAAACAGGAGATTTATTTGGAGTAGACTTTGTTTACGGGGAAATACCCGATGTTTTAAATCCTATAGATAACGAAGCCTATTTAAAAGGAGAAACGAAATTTCAGGCGGTTATAACAAATTGTGAAACAGGAGAGCCCGAATATCCTTATGTAAAGGATATGAAAAAAGATGTAGACTATATAAGAGCATCAAGTTCTCTGCCTTTTCTTTCAAGAATGGTAAAAATTGATGGGGGACTTTATCTTGACGGAGGAATATCGGATTCTATCCCGATAAAAAAGTCTATAGAAAACGGGAATACCAAAAATGTAATTATAATGACAAGAGATAAAAATTACAGAAAAAAACAAAGTAAATTGGGAAAAATTTCGGCAATAAGGTATAAAAAATATCCTAAACTTGTTAAACTTATGAATACAAGATATTCAAGATATAATGAAATTCTGGAATACATATACGGGCAGGAAAAGGCGGGAAATTTATTTATTATTCAGCCTGAAAAACCCTTGAATTTAGGAAGAATAGAAAAAAACAGAGAAAAATTAACAGCAGTGTATAACGAAGGTTATAAAGAAGCTGAAAAAAGATACGAAGCAATGATGAAATATTTGTCCGAGTAG
- a CDS encoding LysR family transcriptional regulator, producing MDIHHLKIFYEASNEKSFTKAAKKLYISQSAVSIQIKKLEHTLGLQLIERNSKNFKLTFAGKELFRMSKDIFEKISRMENEMRKILQYKKGKISIGATHNIGEPVLPGIMIEFRKNNPEIEFDLYIKNKESLVKHLKEGTVDIALMEEYFIEDKEIKVIETEEYPFVVVSGTEVRDYRELIDIPLLKRDTMLTNKYLDLFEKIIGFNLDKRISINGSIETMKNLIKNGLGFAVLPYYSVYEEIKKGTLKVIYSFEKSEDKFQIVFIRENEEKEGITKFVEFLESYKINRELFTDRRMR from the coding sequence ATGGATATACATCATTTAAAAATCTTTTATGAAGCGTCTAACGAAAAAAGTTTTACAAAAGCCGCTAAAAAATTATACATAAGTCAGTCGGCAGTATCGATACAGATAAAAAAACTTGAACATACTTTAGGATTACAGTTAATAGAAAGAAATTCCAAAAATTTTAAACTGACTTTTGCAGGAAAAGAGCTTTTCAGAATGTCAAAAGATATTTTTGAAAAAATTTCGAGAATGGAAAATGAAATGAGAAAAATCCTGCAATACAAAAAAGGAAAAATATCTATCGGAGCCACTCATAATATAGGAGAGCCCGTTTTGCCGGGAATAATGATAGAATTCAGAAAAAACAATCCCGAAATAGAGTTCGATTTATACATAAAAAATAAGGAATCTCTTGTAAAACATCTGAAGGAAGGAACTGTAGATATAGCTTTAATGGAAGAGTATTTTATAGAGGATAAGGAAATTAAAGTTATAGAAACTGAAGAATATCCTTTTGTAGTAGTATCCGGGACAGAAGTGAGAGATTACAGAGAGTTGATAGATATTCCTTTATTGAAAAGGGACACAATGCTGACAAATAAATATCTTGATTTGTTTGAAAAAATAATAGGATTTAATCTCGATAAAAGAATTTCCATAAACGGAAGTATTGAAACAATGAAAAATCTTATAAAAAACGGTTTGGGATTTGCTGTGTTGCCTTATTACAGTGTATATGAAGAGATAAAAAAAGGAACTCTTAAAGTAATTTACAGTTTTGAAAAATCCGAAGATAAATTTCAGATTGTATTTATCAGAGAAAATGAAGAAAAAGAAGGAATCACAAAATTTGTCGAATTTTTGGAAAGTTATAAGATAAATAGAGAATTATTCACAGACAGAAGAATGAGATAA
- a CDS encoding class II fructose-bisphosphate aldolase: MRNKMYKMFEIAMKENFAIPSVNFVDREMIRAYAEVVNETKLPIIFSIAESHLIYIDLKEAFLLAEYYIKKYNLNAVIHLDHGQSTEIINEAMELGFDSIMIDGSGLPFEENVKITKRVVEFAHSKNIFVESEIGHVGSGELTGISCSADDDTVYTSKEEAIKFAKLTSTDSLAISIGTVHGSYKGKPKINFERLQEIRKELSIPLVLHGGSSSGDENLNKCAKNGINKINIYTDFIIAAQNANDSKMGYFDNKNAMKEAIKNKLRHYFKVFDTKEMK; encoded by the coding sequence ATGAGAAACAAGATGTATAAAATGTTTGAAATAGCTATGAAAGAAAATTTTGCTATTCCTTCAGTTAATTTTGTAGATAGAGAAATGATAAGGGCTTATGCAGAAGTTGTGAATGAAACTAAATTACCTATAATTTTTTCTATAGCAGAATCACATTTAATCTATATTGATTTAAAAGAAGCATTCTTGTTGGCAGAATATTATATAAAAAAATATAATTTAAATGCAGTAATTCATTTGGATCATGGACAAAGTACAGAAATTATAAATGAAGCTATGGAACTTGGTTTTGATTCGATTATGATAGACGGATCCGGCTTACCGTTTGAGGAAAATGTAAAAATAACAAAAAGAGTTGTAGAATTTGCACATAGTAAAAACATATTTGTTGAATCAGAAATAGGTCATGTCGGAAGTGGAGAATTAACGGGGATATCATGTTCAGCAGATGATGACACCGTTTATACAAGTAAAGAAGAAGCAATAAAATTTGCAAAATTAACCTCTACAGATTCGTTAGCTATTTCCATAGGAACAGTACACGGAAGTTACAAAGGAAAACCGAAAATAAATTTTGAAAGATTACAGGAAATAAGAAAAGAATTAAGCATTCCTCTTGTTTTACATGGAGGTTCTTCATCGGGAGATGAGAATCTTAATAAATGTGCTAAAAACGGGATTAATAAGATAAATATTTATACGGATTTTATAATTGCAGCTCAAAATGCAAATGATTCTAAAATGGGATATTTTGATAATAAAAATGCTATGAAAGAAGCTATAAAAAATAAGTTGAGACACTATTTCAAAGTATTTGATACAAAGGAGATGAAATAA
- a CDS encoding PTS sugar transporter subunit IIB, whose product MKKILIMCGTGVATSTVVVNKVKKWLEANKLSEYVKIYQGKIAEEINRFNNYDIIISTTLVPDEYKDKIINGMPLLTGVGINEMYEKIKKEIEG is encoded by the coding sequence ATGAAAAAAATATTGATTATGTGCGGAACAGGAGTTGCCACATCTACAGTTGTTGTAAATAAAGTAAAAAAATGGTTGGAAGCAAACAAATTAAGTGAATATGTAAAAATATATCAAGGAAAAATAGCTGAAGAAATAAATAGATTTAATAATTATGACATAATAATATCAACAACTTTAGTACCTGACGAATATAAAGATAAAATTATTAATGGAATGCCGCTTCTTACAGGTGTAGGAATTAATGAAATGTATGAAAAAATAAAAAAAGAGATAGAGGGATAA
- a CDS encoding DUF6320 domain-containing protein yields the protein MYCVKCGAELDEGVEKCPLCETPVLKTTDEENVIYDPEYPIININLYELKIKKIKKAVFLSFFTISIISILEVFFQNMIVYGEMKWGYYAIPSILIFDLMLFVLLNSHTLRQNLFLIFTGLTVYFLILDYGNKELTWSLRTGIPIAEAYYFVSFIFSFVWDKHKSDRIKIMNFFLFFVGVFLLILEFIISRRLSWSIWASVPLFVLNVMLRYAYKAYKEEFKKRLHL from the coding sequence ATGTATTGTGTGAAATGCGGAGCGGAACTGGATGAAGGAGTTGAAAAATGCCCTCTTTGTGAAACACCTGTTTTAAAAACGACAGATGAGGAAAATGTAATCTATGATCCTGAATATCCTATAATTAATATAAATTTATACGAACTGAAAATAAAAAAAATAAAAAAAGCGGTATTTTTATCGTTTTTCACAATATCAATAATATCCATACTGGAAGTTTTTTTTCAAAATATGATTGTATATGGAGAAATGAAATGGGGATACTACGCTATTCCTTCTATTCTGATTTTCGATTTGATGCTTTTTGTGCTGCTTAATTCACATACGCTAAGGCAAAATCTGTTTTTGATATTTACAGGGCTGACAGTTTACTTTTTGATACTTGATTACGGAAATAAAGAACTTACATGGAGTTTAAGAACAGGAATACCCATTGCAGAAGCATATTATTTTGTATCATTTATATTTTCCTTTGTTTGGGACAAGCATAAATCTGACAGGATAAAGATAATGAATTTTTTTCTGTTTTTTGTGGGAGTATTTCTACTTATACTTGAATTTATCATAAGCCGAAGACTTTCATGGTCTATTTGGGCATCGGTACCTCTCTTTGTTTTAAATGTTATGCTGCGATACGCATATAAGGCATACAAAGAAGAATTTAAAAAACGATTGCATTTGTAG
- the gmhA gene encoding D-sedoheptulose 7-phosphate isomerase has product MLKEHIKNSYFTAYETVKNFVENDENIEKTVKISEELAQAYKNGNKSLIAGNGGSNCDAMHFAEEFTGRFRKDRKALPSLSISDSSHITCVGNDYGFNFIFAKGVEAFGQKGDFFFGISTSGNSQNIIEAMKVAKEKGLKTVGLLGKDGGKMKGMCDYEFIIPGETSDRIQEVHMMILHIIIEGVERILFPENY; this is encoded by the coding sequence TTGTTAAAAGAACATATTAAAAATTCATATTTTACAGCTTATGAAACTGTAAAAAACTTTGTTGAAAATGATGAGAATATTGAAAAAACTGTAAAAATATCCGAAGAATTGGCACAGGCTTATAAAAACGGGAATAAATCTCTGATAGCGGGGAACGGAGGAAGTAACTGTGATGCGATGCATTTTGCCGAAGAGTTTACGGGAAGATTCAGAAAAGACAGAAAAGCACTGCCTTCTTTGAGTATAAGCGATTCTTCACATATTACGTGCGTAGGAAATGATTACGGATTTAACTTTATCTTTGCCAAAGGCGTAGAAGCTTTCGGGCAAAAAGGCGATTTCTTTTTCGGAATATCTACATCGGGAAATTCGCAGAATATTATAGAAGCGATGAAAGTTGCTAAAGAAAAAGGATTGAAAACTGTAGGATTGTTGGGAAAAGACGGTGGGAAAATGAAAGGAATGTGTGATTATGAGTTTATAATTCCCGGAGAAACGTCAGACAGAATACAGGAAGTTCATATGATGATTTTACACATAATAATCGAAGGAGTGGAAAGAATATTATTTCCTGAGAATTATTAA
- a CDS encoding alcohol acetyltransferase, producing the protein MKMKVQKKWYKLDAFAKTYSSIISEGRTTCFRLSVLLSKEIDVELLKKVALILQEKYPFYNSELKKGIFWNYLQHKKENFTVDLETTYPCTDIKKKNPLRIIYYKKKISIEIAHFLTDGVGATEFLKDLIEKYLEIKYFNKKIEDEYEKNEKCDFETAVLKENTDYTDLYSKYMKKVNKEKTVKSAFHLPIKILEKGQYHITTGEIAVEDIKNESRKYRTTVGRYLLAVYFKVLLDKYPNIKKQIVIGVPVDLRKIFSEKTYRNFFINITPTVDPSLGNYTLEEIIEYLENYFKMKVNKKEFYKSIYKAINPMRNVLVKSIPYFIKRIFYPFVFDYYGEKGYTTGFSNLGILKLDKKYSEYIKGFRFLPPPSKRCKIKIGIISDENKVYLTFGNLSTNHEIERDYFIYLRKRGIRVKISTNY; encoded by the coding sequence ATGAAAATGAAAGTTCAGAAAAAATGGTATAAACTGGATGCTTTTGCAAAAACATATTCATCAATAATAAGTGAAGGAAGGACAACTTGTTTTCGGTTGTCCGTTTTGCTATCTAAAGAAATAGACGTAGAACTGTTGAAAAAAGTTGCTCTAATCTTGCAGGAAAAATACCCTTTCTATAATTCGGAATTGAAAAAAGGTATTTTTTGGAATTATTTGCAGCATAAAAAAGAAAATTTTACTGTAGATTTGGAGACTACGTATCCATGTACGGATATAAAAAAGAAAAATCCCTTAAGAATAATTTATTATAAAAAGAAGATATCCATAGAAATTGCTCATTTTCTGACTGACGGAGTAGGAGCGACAGAGTTTTTAAAAGATTTAATTGAAAAGTATCTGGAAATAAAGTATTTTAATAAAAAAATAGAAGATGAGTATGAAAAAAATGAGAAATGCGATTTTGAAACGGCAGTTTTAAAAGAAAATACTGATTATACTGATTTATACAGCAAATATATGAAAAAAGTGAACAAAGAAAAAACAGTGAAATCGGCATTTCATCTGCCTATAAAAATACTTGAAAAAGGGCAGTATCATATAACGACAGGAGAGATTGCCGTAGAGGATATAAAAAATGAAAGTCGAAAATACAGGACGACAGTAGGAAGATATTTGCTTGCTGTTTATTTTAAAGTCCTTTTGGATAAATATCCGAATATAAAAAAACAGATTGTAATAGGAGTACCTGTGGATTTAAGAAAGATATTTTCTGAAAAAACTTACAGAAATTTTTTCATAAATATAACTCCGACTGTTGATCCCAGTTTGGGAAACTATACTCTTGAAGAAATTATAGAATATCTTGAAAATTATTTTAAAATGAAAGTAAATAAAAAAGAATTTTATAAAAGTATTTACAAGGCTATAAATCCTATGAGAAACGTACTTGTAAAGTCGATTCCTTATTTTATAAAAAGGATATTTTATCCTTTTGTATTCGATTACTACGGAGAAAAGGGCTACACGACAGGATTTTCCAATTTGGGAATTTTAAAATTGGATAAAAAATATTCGGAGTATATAAAAGGATTCAGATTTTTACCTCCTCCGAGTAAAAGATGCAAAATAAAAATCGGAATTATAAGCGATGAAAATAAAGTTTATCTGACTTTCGGAAATTTAAGTACAAACCATGAAATTGAAAGAGATTATTTTATTTATTTGAGAAAAAGAGGAATAAGAGTAAAAATATCGACTAATTATTAA
- a CDS encoding PTS galactitol transporter subunit IIC — MFILQWFINLGATVMIPLLLIIFAILLGTKPTRAVKAGITIGIGFIGLNLVIGLLSESLGTAAQGMIANFGLRLDVIDVGWPATSAIAYSTALGTMAIPIGIVVNMVLLIFGLTKTLDIDLWNFWHGAFIGSIIYATTNSFLLGILTIISYYLFIFWIADYMEPVISEFYGFPNITFPHGTSAPGYIIAKPLNYIFDRIPGFKNWDISPEQIQKKFGLFGDSTVMGLIIGLIMGILAGYDVSKILNLGMQTAAVMMLMPRMVSLLMEGLEPISEAASEFIKKRFPTRDIYLGMDSALSVGHPAVLSSSLILVPITILLAVILPGNRVLPFGDLATIPFIVCLMAAVFKGNIIRTVIGGTMYMGLGLYIATWISPLFTKMAQNANFDFKGNVNISSLADGSLWPTALFVFFAKYAAYIGVIGFGIIMTGLLIYQSKLKKGEN; from the coding sequence ATGTTTATTTTACAGTGGTTTATTAATTTAGGGGCAACAGTAATGATACCTTTATTGTTAATAATATTTGCAATTTTGTTGGGAACAAAACCGACAAGAGCTGTTAAAGCAGGTATAACAATCGGGATAGGTTTTATAGGATTGAATCTTGTCATAGGCTTATTAAGTGAGTCATTAGGAACTGCAGCCCAGGGAATGATAGCAAATTTTGGACTTAGATTAGATGTTATAGATGTAGGATGGCCTGCAACGTCAGCAATAGCTTACAGTACAGCTTTAGGAACAATGGCAATTCCGATAGGAATAGTCGTAAACATGGTATTATTGATATTCGGATTAACAAAGACATTGGATATAGATTTATGGAATTTTTGGCATGGTGCATTTATAGGCTCAATCATTTATGCAACAACAAATAGTTTTCTTTTAGGTATATTGACTATAATTTCATATTATTTGTTTATATTTTGGATAGCAGATTATATGGAACCCGTGATATCTGAATTTTACGGTTTTCCTAATATTACTTTTCCGCATGGAACAAGTGCACCCGGATATATTATAGCAAAACCGTTAAATTATATTTTTGATAGAATACCCGGATTTAAAAATTGGGATATAAGTCCTGAACAAATTCAAAAAAAATTCGGATTATTCGGAGATTCAACTGTAATGGGTCTAATAATAGGGTTAATAATGGGGATACTTGCAGGATATGATGTAAGTAAAATTTTAAATTTAGGTATGCAAACAGCAGCGGTTATGATGTTAATGCCTCGAATGGTTTCGTTACTAATGGAAGGATTGGAACCTATATCGGAAGCAGCAAGTGAATTTATAAAAAAACGTTTTCCGACAAGAGATATTTATCTTGGAATGGATTCTGCCTTATCAGTGGGTCATCCTGCAGTTTTATCATCGTCCTTAATACTCGTACCTATAACAATCTTACTGGCAGTTATATTACCGGGAAATAGAGTGTTACCTTTTGGAGATTTGGCAACAATACCATTTATAGTTTGTTTAATGGCAGCAGTTTTTAAAGGAAATATAATTAGAACTGTAATTGGCGGAACAATGTATATGGGATTGGGGTTGTATATTGCAACATGGATTTCGCCATTATTTACAAAAATGGCACAAAATGCTAATTTTGATTTTAAAGGAAATGTAAATATATCATCTTTGGCAGATGGATCATTATGGCCTACAGCTTTATTTGTATTTTTTGCAAAATATGCTGCATATATAGGAGTAATAGGATTCGGGATAATAATGACAGGGTTATTGATTTATCAATCTAAACTAAAAAAAGGAGAAAATTAA
- a CDS encoding PTS sugar transporter subunit IIA produces the protein MFQKEDIYLDVDAKNYIELFEKMAKVFKEKRYVKETYLKSVLEREKKYPTGFEFDGYNIGLPHTDAEHISVQKIILIRLKNEIEYREVVTNKKIPIKIFIMLLIKNGEDQTTILGKLIEIIGEKEFYRKVSEAKKVEDLKELYE, from the coding sequence ATGTTTCAAAAAGAAGATATATATTTAGATGTTGATGCAAAAAATTACATTGAATTATTTGAAAAAATGGCAAAAGTTTTTAAAGAGAAGAGATATGTAAAAGAAACTTATTTAAAATCTGTTTTAGAGCGGGAAAAAAAATATCCTACAGGATTTGAATTTGACGGATATAATATCGGACTTCCGCATACGGATGCAGAACATATATCAGTACAGAAGATTATATTAATTAGATTAAAGAATGAAATTGAATATAGAGAAGTCGTAACAAATAAAAAAATACCGATAAAAATTTTTATAATGTTACTAATAAAAAATGGGGAAGATCAAACAACGATATTGGGAAAATTGATTGAAATAATTGGAGAAAAAGAATTTTATCGGAAAGTATCTGAAGCAAAAAAAGTAGAAGATTTAAAAGAGTTATATGAATAA
- a CDS encoding BglG family transcription antiterminator, which produces MILNEREVKILEKFYKNKTVLLSELSKEFSVSERMIRYNINEINTLLEFIKIAPIKKIGKSKYILENNSTRLLDVIKELEPINKSRRQTLIQMYLMFSEEKVNIKYLMEKFQLTRVSINSDIKEINKTLNIRGLKIENNKGLSIIGNTDNIKKYKIFILSEQLELLFKEDYSEYVNQIKEIIFKIISEKTLKKIKVFVDEVISENKIKLDDLNYKYFYSQVLNIFYEDSYKNRNCHDSDYKEYVEKKLKELKLLKELNVKKVNELSNLVSWIKSYESYEDFFQDLLSIEVLVKNIIKTVENKISIQITKDKLLEEFLIQHLKALIYRTQKGYKLKDSIIVEERDEDKLYMTIKDSLKLISQQLGSEIENNEIHLLKIHFLASIERINKLKTVPLEIAIVTSLGSGSNKILIDNIKSKFLVNVVYIGPLYNLDSVLKKHKNIKYILTTIDIEENKYKSKIIKINTILSFEDKQKLDLLGFRSNNNKINLSNLIEVISENCKIGNKNNLIENLMNNFNDRIINDISEFTGNEDILLSKNIIFDYKAENIVDAIRECCKNLEKDYTDSTYTEEVLDVFINNQRQIIRYNGVMLPHAVNKDNVHKNGVSILKLKNPILMENTKEKIDTIVCFAIKDKKNISKEVSNVINKVLKRQFKKLLRERDKISIINYLIN; this is translated from the coding sequence ATGATTTTGAATGAAAGAGAAGTAAAAATTTTAGAGAAATTTTACAAGAATAAAACAGTATTATTGTCTGAACTCTCTAAAGAATTTTCTGTATCTGAAAGAATGATTAGATACAATATTAATGAAATTAATACTTTATTAGAATTTATCAAAATAGCTCCGATTAAAAAAATAGGAAAAAGTAAATATATATTGGAAAACAATTCGACAAGATTGTTGGATGTAATAAAGGAATTAGAACCGATAAATAAAAGCAGAAGGCAAACATTAATTCAAATGTATTTAATGTTTTCTGAAGAAAAAGTAAACATTAAATATCTAATGGAAAAATTTCAATTGACCAGAGTGAGTATCAATAGTGACATAAAAGAAATAAATAAAACTTTAAATATTAGAGGACTGAAAATAGAAAATAATAAAGGCCTCTCGATCATTGGGAATACCGATAATATAAAAAAATATAAAATTTTTATTTTATCTGAACAACTTGAGTTATTATTTAAAGAGGATTATAGTGAGTATGTTAATCAAATAAAGGAAATTATATTTAAAATAATTAGTGAAAAAACGTTGAAAAAAATTAAGGTATTTGTTGATGAAGTTATCAGTGAAAATAAAATAAAACTGGATGATTTAAATTATAAATATTTTTATTCACAAGTTCTAAATATTTTTTATGAGGACAGTTATAAGAATAGAAATTGTCATGATTCTGATTATAAAGAATATGTTGAAAAAAAGCTGAAAGAGTTAAAATTACTCAAAGAACTGAATGTTAAAAAAGTAAATGAATTATCTAATTTAGTATCATGGATAAAATCATATGAGAGTTACGAAGATTTTTTTCAAGATTTATTAAGTATTGAAGTTTTAGTAAAAAATATAATAAAAACAGTAGAAAATAAAATATCAATACAAATAACAAAAGATAAATTATTGGAAGAATTTTTAATACAACATCTTAAAGCATTAATATACAGAACTCAAAAAGGGTATAAATTAAAAGATTCTATAATAGTAGAAGAAAGAGATGAAGATAAGCTATATATGACCATCAAAGATTCTTTGAAATTAATAAGTCAACAGTTGGGTAGTGAAATTGAAAATAATGAGATACACCTTTTGAAAATACATTTCTTAGCTTCAATTGAACGAATAAATAAGCTGAAAACAGTACCTCTGGAGATTGCTATTGTCACATCATTAGGTTCAGGAAGTAATAAAATTTTAATAGACAATATTAAAAGTAAATTTTTGGTAAATGTAGTTTATATAGGCCCTTTATATAATTTAGATTCAGTTCTTAAAAAGCATAAAAATATAAAGTATATACTTACAACTATAGATATTGAAGAAAATAAATATAAAAGTAAGATAATAAAAATAAATACAATTTTAAGTTTTGAAGATAAGCAAAAATTAGATTTATTAGGATTTAGAAGTAACAATAATAAAATAAATTTATCTAATCTGATAGAGGTTATTTCTGAAAATTGTAAAATCGGAAATAAAAATAATTTAATTGAAAACTTGATGAATAATTTTAATGATAGAATAATAAATGATATAAGTGAATTTACCGGAAATGAAGATATATTGTTATCGAAAAATATAATTTTTGATTATAAAGCTGAAAATATTGTGGATGCAATAAGAGAGTGTTGTAAAAACTTGGAAAAAGATTACACGGACTCAACATATACAGAAGAAGTATTAGATGTATTTATAAATAATCAGAGACAAATAATAAGATATAACGGAGTTATGTTACCTCATGCAGTTAATAAAGATAATGTTCATAAAAACGGAGTATCAATATTAAAACTTAAAAATCCGATATTAATGGAAAATACTAAAGAAAAAATTGATACAATTGTATGTTTTGCTATTAAAGATAAAAAGAATATAAGTAAAGAGGTGAGTAATGTAATAAACAAAGTACTTAAAAGACAATTCAAAAAATTGTTAAGAGAAAGAGATAAAATTTCAATTATTAATTATCTAATAAATTAA